A single Oryza brachyantha chromosome 8, ObraRS2, whole genome shotgun sequence DNA region contains:
- the LOC102720453 gene encoding cyclin-D1-2-like, translated as MGVPVAIDDDDDDVAAYLLCTEDTSGPLIQFQVQGTVATSTMPTSSSSTAPPAAAGSCAGGAYGVAGEEEEESMAELIGGEAEHSHSQREDYPGSLKSGLPVDLAARADSVDWILKVRELYGLLPVTAYLAVSYMDRFLSLHRLPVNNGWAMQLLAVTCLSLAAKMEETLVPSILCLQIQGTRYIFEPRTIFRMELLVLDALDWRLRSITPFTFMYLFAYKVDSTGKHIRELVRQATQVTLAAMHDTEFLDHCPSSIAAAAVLCASTEIMQLISIDHGTVVSWRIVGLDEDAIIRCYQQMQQLMMIGNNVQRGSAETTMAATATATAVSSGEAVSSTSSSSPPSKRRKMSPGTHGRI; from the exons ATGGGGGTGCCAGTGGCCatcgatgacgacgacgacgacgtcgcggCGTACCTCCTCTGCACCGAGGACACCTCCGGGCCGTTGATCCAGTTCCAGGTGCAGGGGACCGTGGCGACGTCGACGAtgccgacgtcgtcgtcgtcgacggcgccgccggctgctgctgGTAGCTGTGCTGGTGGCGCCTACGGGGTGgctggagaagaggaggaggagtccATGGCCGAGCtcatcggcggcgaggcggagcacTCGCACTCGCAGCGGGAGGACTACCCCGGCAGCCTCAAGTCCGGCCTGCccgtcgacctcgccgcccgcgccgactCCGTCGATTGGATACTAAAG GTGAGAGAGTTGTATGGTTTGCTTCCGGTGACGGCGTACCTCGCCGTCAGCTACATGGACCgcttcctctccctccaccGTCTCCcg GTTAATAATGGATGGGCAATGCAGCTGCTTGCAGTTACCTGCCTCTCCCTGGCTGCCAAGATGGAGGAAACACTAGTGCCATCCATCCTATGTTTACAG ATACAGGGTACAAGATACATATTTGAGCCGAGGACAATTTTTCGGATGGAGCTTCTAGTCCTGGATGCACTAGATTGGAGGCTGAGATCAATAACACCCTTCACTTTCATGTACTTGTTTGCTTACAAGGTCGATTCCACTGGCAAGCACATCAGGGAACTGGTCCGTCAAGCAACTCAAGTGACATTAGCTGCAATGCATG ATACTGAGTTCTTGGATCACTGCCCATCGTCGatcgcagcagcagcggtgCTGTGCGCCTCCACTGAGATCATGCAGCTTATCTCCATTGATCATGGAACGGTCGTTAGCTGGCGAATTGTTGGCCTTGATGAG GATGCCATCATCAGGTGTTATCAGCAAATGCAGCAATTGATGATGATCGGTAACAATGTTCAGAGAGGATCTGCAGAGACAAcaatggcggcgacggcgacggcgactgctGTGAGCTCAGGGGAGGCTGTGTCCTCCacatcctcctcttctccgccatcaaagaggaggaagatgtcACCAGGCACGCATGGCAGAATTTGA